In Gammaproteobacteria bacterium, the following are encoded in one genomic region:
- a CDS encoding YicC family protein encodes MIKSMTGFARGEWQGDSGALTCELRGVNHRYLDITLRLPDELRGLENALREQASRVLRRGRLECQLRFQRAATAADAVHLNEALAQVVIDAARRVESLMNNAARMTAIDVLRWPGVISEPQYYLQPLQARVIEVFTAALHDLVESRSREGARIKELISARCAAIRALVAQVRARRPEVLNAIRDKLNTRLAELDVNADPGRLEQELAFAAQKLDVDEELDRLDGHLQEVDDVLARDEPVGRRLDFLMQEFNREANTLSSKSADLATTQAAVELKVLIEQMREQIQNVE; translated from the coding sequence GTGATCAAGAGCATGACGGGCTTCGCCCGCGGCGAGTGGCAAGGCGATTCGGGCGCGTTGACGTGCGAGCTGCGAGGCGTCAATCATCGCTATCTCGATATTACCCTGCGTCTGCCCGATGAGCTGCGCGGGCTCGAAAACGCGTTGCGCGAGCAGGCGAGCCGCGTGCTGCGCCGGGGCAGGCTCGAATGTCAGCTGCGTTTCCAGCGCGCGGCAACGGCCGCCGACGCGGTGCATTTAAACGAGGCGCTGGCGCAAGTCGTGATCGATGCCGCGCGCCGCGTCGAGTCGCTGATGAACAATGCTGCCCGCATGACCGCCATCGACGTGCTGCGCTGGCCCGGCGTGATCTCCGAGCCTCAATACTATCTGCAACCGCTCCAGGCCCGGGTCATCGAAGTATTCACCGCCGCGCTCCACGATCTGGTCGAATCGCGCTCACGCGAAGGCGCCAGAATCAAGGAACTCATCAGCGCGCGTTGCGCCGCGATCCGCGCACTGGTTGCGCAGGTGCGGGCGCGCCGCCCGGAGGTGCTCAACGCCATTCGTGACAAGCTCAACACCCGTCTCGCGGAACTCGATGTCAACGCCGATCCCGGACGACTGGAGCAGGAGCTGGCGTTCGCCGCGCAAAAGCTCGATGTCGACGAGGAACTGGATAGGCTGGACGGCCATTTGCAGGAAGTCGACGATGTCCTGGCGCGGGACGAACCGGTGGGCAGGCGCCTGGATTTCCTCATGCAGGAATTCAACCGCGAAGCCAACACCTTGAGTTCAAAATCCGCCGACCTGGCGACCACCCAGGCCGCGGTCGAACTCAAGGTACTTATCGAACAGATGCGCGAACAGATCCAGAACGTAGAATGA
- the rph gene encoding ribonuclease PH, which yields MRPSGRACDEIRPIRFHRHYTKHAEGAVLAETGDTRVLCTASVEERAPAFLKGTGQGWVTAEYGMLPRSTGERMAREAARGRQGGRTQEIQRLIGRALRAAVDLKGLNERSIVIDCDVIQADGGTRTAAISGAFVALCDAIDTLTSRRRIAKNPLYGMVAAVSVGIFEGQPVLDLDYAEDSAAETDMNVVMNDAGAFIEVQGTAEGHAFRMDELHAMLKLAGNGITAVMDAQRQALARD from the coding sequence ATGAGACCCAGCGGCCGCGCCTGCGATGAAATTCGCCCCATCCGATTTCACCGGCACTACACCAAGCATGCCGAAGGCGCCGTCCTGGCCGAGACCGGGGATACCAGGGTGCTGTGCACGGCGTCCGTGGAAGAACGCGCGCCGGCCTTCCTCAAGGGCACGGGTCAAGGCTGGGTCACCGCCGAATACGGGATGTTACCGCGTTCCACCGGCGAACGCATGGCGCGCGAGGCGGCGCGGGGACGGCAGGGCGGCCGCACCCAGGAAATACAGCGCCTGATCGGGCGGGCGCTGCGCGCGGCGGTCGACCTCAAGGGCTTAAACGAGCGCAGCATCGTCATCGATTGCGACGTCATTCAGGCCGACGGCGGCACGCGTACCGCCGCCATCAGTGGCGCCTTCGTGGCCTTGTGCGATGCGATCGACACCCTGACCTCGCGGCGGCGCATCGCGAAGAACCCGCTGTACGGCATGGTGGCGGCGGTGTCGGTGGGTATCTTCGAAGGCCAGCCAGTGCTGGATCTCGACTACGCCGAAGACTCCGCCGCCGAAACCGACATGAACGTGGTGATGAACGACGCAGGCGCGTTCATCGAGGTGCAGGGCACCGCCGAGGGGCATGCATTCCGGATGGACGAACTGCACGCCATGCTGAAGTTGGCGGGCAACGGTATCACCGCTGTCATGGACGCGCAGCGGCAGGCGCTGGCTCGGGACTAG
- the rdgB gene encoding RdgB/HAM1 family non-canonical purine NTP pyrophosphatase, whose amino-acid sequence MKRIVLASNNGSKLRELSALLEDLPFELVNQSEFGVPAVEETGLTFVENAILKARHAAAHTGLAAIADDSGLEVDALDGAPGVYSARYAGANASDADNNTKLLAALENVPDERRGARFRCAVVYLRHALDPAPIIGEGAWEGGILHIPRGTNGFGYDPLFYDPIHDCALAELPPAVKNRGSHRGRALRRLARLLSARLTYSHRTC is encoded by the coding sequence GTGAAACGCATTGTGCTTGCCAGTAATAACGGCTCTAAACTCCGGGAGCTGTCCGCGCTGCTCGAAGATTTGCCGTTCGAACTGGTGAATCAGTCGGAGTTTGGTGTGCCAGCTGTGGAGGAAACGGGGCTGACATTCGTGGAGAACGCGATCCTCAAGGCGCGTCACGCGGCCGCGCATACCGGCCTGGCCGCGATAGCCGATGACTCCGGACTCGAAGTCGACGCGCTCGACGGCGCGCCCGGTGTATATTCCGCGCGCTATGCCGGCGCGAACGCCAGCGACGCCGACAACAACACAAAGTTGCTCGCCGCGCTTGAAAACGTTCCCGACGAGAGGCGCGGCGCGCGTTTCCGCTGCGCGGTGGTGTATCTGCGCCATGCGCTGGACCCCGCGCCGATCATCGGCGAGGGCGCATGGGAAGGCGGCATTCTCCACATCCCGCGCGGCACGAACGGTTTCGGCTATGACCCGCTGTTTTACGACCCGATTCACGACTGCGCCTTGGCCGAATTACCGCCCGCAGTCAAAAACAGGGGCAGCCATCGAGGGCGCGCGCTGCGCCGGCTCGCGCGATTGCTGAGTGCTCGTCTTACCTATAGCCACCGCACCTGCTAA
- a CDS encoding oxygen-independent coproporphyrinogen III oxidase-like protein, with the protein MAPQSPFCFTTLPPLTLYVHLPWCARKCPYCDFNSHAVREAIPETRYIDALLADLDYELPRVRGRRVEAIFIGGGTPSLFSAQSIDRLLTGISARFTMRPDAEITLEANPGSVEEHKFGDFRAAGVTRLSIGAQSFNDELLKKLGRIHGGREAVRAAEIAHHAGFDNFNIDLMFGLPGQDTAACLDDLRIAIELAPTHISFYQLTIEPNTFFHHQPPALPDDETIWHMHTQGMSFMADRGYTQYDVSAYARTGRRCRHNLNYWEFGDYLGIGAGSHGKLSSLSNSIHRRHKHRQPRQYMECALQHQPVAGENKLSAADAIFEFMLNALRLSEGFDASLFAERTGLAPNLLASRVAGLVARGLLRQRDGRIGPTYLGRRFLNDLTEAFLADDERTD; encoded by the coding sequence ATTGCCCCGCAGTCACCGTTCTGTTTCACCACGCTGCCGCCGCTGACCTTGTACGTGCATCTGCCCTGGTGCGCGCGCAAATGCCCGTATTGCGATTTCAATTCCCACGCCGTGCGCGAGGCGATCCCCGAGACGCGTTACATCGATGCGCTGCTCGCCGACCTGGACTACGAACTCCCGCGCGTGCGCGGACGACGCGTGGAGGCCATATTCATCGGCGGCGGCACACCCAGCCTGTTTTCGGCGCAGTCCATTGACCGTCTGCTGACGGGGATCTCCGCACGTTTTACGATGCGCCCTGACGCGGAGATTACCCTGGAGGCCAATCCGGGTTCGGTTGAAGAACATAAATTCGGCGACTTTCGCGCCGCGGGTGTGACTCGCTTGTCGATTGGCGCGCAGAGCTTCAACGACGAACTCCTCAAAAAGCTGGGGCGTATCCACGGCGGGCGCGAAGCTGTGCGCGCGGCTGAAATTGCGCACCACGCAGGCTTCGACAATTTCAATATCGACCTGATGTTCGGCCTGCCGGGGCAGGACACGGCAGCCTGTCTGGACGACTTGCGCATCGCCATTGAACTGGCGCCCACGCACATCTCGTTCTATCAACTCACTATCGAGCCGAATACTTTTTTTCATCACCAGCCGCCGGCGCTGCCGGACGACGAAACCATCTGGCATATGCATACCCAGGGCATGAGTTTTATGGCCGATCGCGGCTATACTCAATATGATGTCTCGGCGTATGCCAGGACCGGCAGGCGCTGCCGACACAATCTGAATTACTGGGAATTCGGCGATTATTTAGGGATTGGGGCAGGCTCCCATGGCAAGCTGTCGTCGCTGTCGAACTCGATTCACCGGCGGCACAAGCATCGTCAGCCACGGCAGTACATGGAATGTGCGCTTCAACACCAGCCGGTCGCGGGCGAAAATAAACTGTCCGCGGCTGATGCGATATTTGAGTTTATGCTTAACGCGTTGCGGTTAAGCGAAGGTTTCGACGCCAGTTTGTTCGCCGAGCGCACCGGCCTGGCGCCGAACCTGCTCGCGTCGCGCGTTGCCGGGCTGGTTGCGCGGGGCCTGCTCCGTCAGCGCGATGGCCGGATCGGGCCTACATATCTGGGACGACGTTTTCTTAACGATTTAACGGAAGCATTTCTCGCTGACGATGAGCGCACTGATTGA
- a CDS encoding CPXCG motif-containing cysteine-rich protein, producing the protein MIEDVLVTCPYCGQAMELDVDCTGGDQSYYEDCQTCCMAVQLVIKVDDRGNLTSATARRDDE; encoded by the coding sequence CTGATTGAAGACGTGCTGGTGACCTGCCCTTATTGTGGACAGGCGATGGAACTCGATGTCGATTGTACGGGCGGCGATCAGTCGTATTACGAGGATTGCCAGACGTGCTGCATGGCCGTGCAGTTGGTGATCAAAGTGGACGATCGCGGCAATCTTACTTCGGCCACCGCCCGCAGGGACGATGAATAG
- a CDS encoding transcriptional antiterminator, Rof, whose translation MSRNYVPVTCERYSQYELVILRGQSVRVAWHGPRGLARIEILKPLNLRTRSGGEYLIARNRLGQWRVMRLDRISNAKVL comes from the coding sequence ATGAGTAGAAATTACGTCCCCGTAACCTGCGAGCGCTACAGCCAGTACGAACTTGTCATCCTGCGGGGCCAGTCGGTGCGGGTAGCCTGGCACGGTCCCCGCGGCCTCGCGCGCATCGAGATTTTGAAACCGCTCAACCTTCGTACGCGCTCGGGCGGCGAATATCTGATTGCCCGCAACCGCCTGGGGCAGTGGCGCGTTATGCGGCTAGACCGGATAAGTAATGCGAAAGTTTTGTGA
- the rpmE gene encoding 50S ribosomal protein L31, whose product MKSGIHPDYHEVTVNCSCGNSFKTRSTYGSEQLHIEVCAQCHPFFTGKQKMLDTAGQVDKFRRRYGTK is encoded by the coding sequence ATGAAGTCTGGAATCCATCCCGATTACCACGAAGTAACGGTCAACTGCAGCTGCGGCAACAGCTTCAAAACGCGTTCTACATACGGTAGCGAGCAGCTTCACATCGAGGTATGCGCGCAATGTCATCCGTTTTTTACAGGCAAACAGAAAATGCTCGATACGGCCGGCCAGGTGGATAAGTTCCGACGCCGCTACGGTACGAAGTAA
- a CDS encoding NAD-dependent malic enzyme, protein MARISPYFDIRKDPLGNEYMEVYLEGIALLRLVLSNKGTSFTQDERVELGLDGLLPPQVNTLEQQVDRVYRGYLRVSDPLGKYQYLRAVQERSEILFYALLEHYLEEMLPIVYTPTVGQAVQEYSYIYQNPRGLSFSPLNIERADTVVKSYPWYDVRMIVATDSSAILGLGDQGYGGLAIAIGKLALYTVGGGVSPFHTCPVKLDVGTDRLDLINDPTYLGVRQRRMRGESYFAFIDKFVQAVHGRWPNAVVQWEDLSKEVAFKVLERYRHEIACFNDDIQGTGAMALAGLISACRIKGESLAAQNIVVFGAGAGGIGVAWALVEGLVREEGLSRADAHARVFVIDSKGLLVEGRAMDPYKQAFAQHQEQIRDWQVAGAIPTMLEVIQNASATALLGLSGQTGAFNQPIITALGQNTLRPIVFALSNPTSVSEALPEDVIKWSEGRAIVATGSPFADVKHKGSIYSVGQGNNAFIFPGLGFASILSESREITDNMVMEAAYALSDYTAATHLDNGRVYPPTRELQEVAIRVAVRVIRRALDEGVAGKTDLEGRDLDAYVRSRFWKPRYLPFVRGQP, encoded by the coding sequence ATGGCACGCATCAGTCCCTACTTCGACATCAGGAAAGATCCGCTAGGCAACGAGTACATGGAAGTGTACCTGGAGGGCATTGCCCTCTTGCGGCTGGTGTTGAGTAACAAGGGAACGAGCTTCACGCAGGATGAGCGGGTGGAACTCGGGCTGGACGGCCTGTTGCCGCCACAAGTCAATACGCTGGAGCAGCAGGTGGACCGGGTTTATCGCGGCTACCTGCGCGTTTCCGATCCGCTGGGCAAGTATCAGTATCTGCGCGCCGTGCAGGAGCGCTCGGAAATCCTGTTCTACGCCCTGCTCGAACATTATCTGGAAGAGATGCTGCCTATTGTCTACACGCCGACCGTAGGTCAGGCGGTGCAGGAATACAGCTACATTTACCAGAATCCCCGCGGGCTGTCGTTCTCGCCGCTCAATATCGAGCGCGCGGATACGGTGGTCAAGAGCTATCCATGGTACGACGTACGCATGATCGTGGCGACTGACTCGTCGGCGATCCTGGGCCTGGGCGATCAAGGCTATGGCGGGCTTGCGATCGCCATAGGCAAGCTGGCGTTGTACACGGTTGGCGGTGGTGTGAGTCCATTTCACACCTGTCCGGTGAAACTGGATGTGGGCACTGACAGGCTGGACCTGATCAACGATCCCACGTATCTCGGCGTGCGCCAGCGGCGTATGCGCGGCGAAAGCTACTTCGCCTTCATCGACAAGTTCGTGCAGGCGGTGCACGGTCGCTGGCCCAACGCGGTTGTCCAGTGGGAAGATCTCTCCAAGGAAGTCGCGTTCAAGGTGCTGGAGCGCTATCGCCACGAGATTGCCTGCTTCAATGACGACATTCAGGGCACCGGCGCGATGGCGCTGGCAGGCCTGATATCGGCGTGCAGAATCAAGGGCGAATCCCTGGCCGCGCAGAATATCGTCGTATTCGGGGCTGGCGCGGGCGGCATTGGCGTCGCCTGGGCGCTCGTGGAGGGGCTGGTGCGCGAGGAGGGCTTGAGCCGCGCCGACGCTCATGCGCGCGTGTTTGTCATCGACTCCAAAGGCTTGCTCGTAGAGGGACGCGCAATGGACCCTTACAAGCAGGCGTTCGCGCAGCATCAGGAACAGATTCGGGACTGGCAAGTGGCGGGGGCGATACCCACGATGCTCGAAGTCATCCAGAACGCGTCCGCTACGGCGCTACTGGGCTTGAGCGGCCAGACCGGCGCGTTCAATCAGCCCATTATCACCGCGCTGGGACAAAACACGCTGCGCCCGATCGTGTTCGCGCTCTCCAATCCCACCTCGGTTTCGGAGGCGCTGCCTGAAGACGTCATCAAGTGGAGCGAAGGGCGCGCGATCGTGGCGACTGGCAGCCCATTTGCGGATGTGAAGCACAAAGGCTCGATTTATTCAGTCGGGCAGGGCAACAACGCGTTTATATTCCCCGGGCTCGGGTTCGCGTCTATCTTGAGCGAATCGCGCGAAATCACCGACAACATGGTGATGGAAGCGGCTTATGCGCTGTCCGATTACACCGCGGCTACGCACCTCGATAACGGCAGGGTTTATCCGCCAACCCGCGAACTTCAGGAAGTAGCGATCAGGGTGGCGGTGCGAGTGATCCGCCGCGCACTGGACGAAGGCGTGGCCGGCAAGACCGATCTGGAGGGCCGTGACCTGGACGCTTACGTGCGCTCGCGGTTCTGGAAGCCGCGTTATCTGCCATTCGTGCGGGGACAACCGTAA
- a CDS encoding SpoVR family protein, whose translation MPDKLRSYADQLETLARQAGLDYFPVDFELVPSSFMMEVAVYGLPVRMPHWSFGVRYIYQLIQHRMGHSRLFEVVFPGNPGRAYLAHNNSVEENTLVTAHVLGHADFGKNNMLFRRSQEQVGYHIVEQAAAHARQIATAVEEHGEARVEAVLDAALALEQHIDVQRPLRRPRYPYYLADGKKPSSDEFHTRFDSLDEEALPEGHTEKRPAPVPPQPEYDLLWFIAHYAPDLEDWERDIFLAVREESFYFYPVFACQIMNEGWASYWHARLLSEADFLPQQVYLDAIKTHSDVVRPYASGQQVALSVNPYHLGFSMWGKIVEAHGLTEARKIMTEDDDFSFVRNYLTEDLAEELSLFGYTAKKNGEVKVNKADIDDLRESLLGGKFNFGAPTVCATRVQTDGTLELQHEHVTDGRGLHAQRAIKVLEYIRRVWRRPVMLHTLDERGEAVMLTASAG comes from the coding sequence ATGCCTGATAAACTTCGATCGTACGCCGACCAGCTCGAAACCCTCGCCCGGCAGGCGGGTCTGGATTACTTCCCGGTCGATTTCGAGCTGGTGCCCAGCAGTTTCATGATGGAAGTGGCGGTCTACGGACTGCCGGTGCGCATGCCGCACTGGTCTTTCGGCGTGCGCTACATCTATCAGCTCATTCAGCATCGCATGGGGCATTCCCGCCTGTTCGAGGTGGTGTTTCCGGGCAACCCGGGGCGCGCGTATCTGGCGCACAACAACAGCGTAGAGGAGAACACGCTGGTCACCGCGCACGTGCTGGGGCACGCGGATTTTGGCAAGAACAACATGTTGTTCAGGCGCAGCCAGGAGCAGGTCGGCTACCACATCGTCGAGCAGGCGGCCGCCCACGCGCGCCAGATCGCCACCGCGGTCGAGGAACACGGTGAGGCGCGTGTGGAAGCCGTGCTGGATGCGGCGCTGGCGCTGGAGCAGCACATCGACGTACAGCGACCGCTGCGTCGGCCCCGGTATCCTTATTATCTGGCGGATGGTAAAAAGCCGTCCTCCGACGAATTTCATACCCGCTTCGATTCGCTTGACGAAGAGGCGCTACCGGAAGGCCATACTGAAAAGCGGCCCGCGCCCGTGCCACCGCAGCCGGAATACGATCTGCTCTGGTTTATCGCGCACTACGCGCCGGACCTGGAGGATTGGGAGCGCGATATCTTTCTGGCGGTGCGCGAGGAGTCCTTTTATTTTTATCCGGTGTTCGCCTGCCAGATCATGAACGAGGGCTGGGCGTCGTACTGGCACGCCCGGCTGCTCAGCGAGGCGGATTTTCTACCGCAGCAGGTGTATCTGGACGCCATCAAGACGCACTCGGATGTGGTGCGCCCTTACGCGAGCGGACAGCAGGTGGCGCTGTCGGTGAATCCGTATCACCTGGGATTTTCAATGTGGGGCAAGATCGTCGAGGCGCACGGCCTGACCGAGGCGCGCAAGATCATGACGGAGGATGACGACTTCAGTTTCGTACGCAATTATCTGACCGAAGACCTGGCCGAGGAGTTGAGTCTGTTTGGCTACACCGCCAAGAAAAATGGCGAGGTCAAGGTAAACAAGGCGGACATCGACGATTTGCGCGAGTCGCTGCTGGGCGGCAAATTCAATTTCGGCGCGCCCACCGTCTGCGCCACCAGGGTGCAGACGGACGGCACCTTGGAATTACAGCACGAACACGTCACCGACGGGCGCGGCCTGCACGCGCAGCGCGCCATCAAGGTGCTGGAATATATTCGCCGTGTATGGCGCCGCCCCGTGATGCTGCACACGCTGGACGAGCGCGGCGAGGCCGTGATGCTGACCGCAAGCGCCGGCTAG
- a CDS encoding DUF444 family protein, translating into MSSDTETGGVDRQDSGWYDLFSRGARDWLRHNEKVRNAVRKSLPDIVAGADVLSNDGNRTVQVPVRFLEHYRFRLLDPGTRGGVGQGSAKPGDVLSQGRGPQGRDKGSGGRGEGGLEFVLELKVDDIIDWLWEELKLPDLRAKSGSLEDDDYTREGWDRRGARSRLDKRRSLKESIKRRTVQSQGPIFINDDLRYRQLIKRQRPTTQAVVFFALDVSSSMTERDRKLAKSFFFWVIQGLRRQYTRIESVFVAHTINAWEFNEDEFFQVRGQGGTVASTAFETVASIISDRYSPARYNIYMFYSSDGDNFREDREPALEGLRRIVAVANYMGYVETSPPSRAGLDTEIGELFQQLSEDGLPVGAYALSEEEDVWEAIRSFFRQQARVTP; encoded by the coding sequence ATGAGCTCGGATACAGAAACCGGCGGTGTGGATCGCCAGGACAGCGGCTGGTACGATCTGTTCTCGCGCGGCGCGCGCGACTGGTTGCGACACAACGAGAAAGTGCGCAACGCGGTGCGCAAGAGTCTGCCCGACATCGTGGCCGGCGCGGACGTGCTCAGCAACGACGGCAACCGCACCGTGCAGGTGCCGGTGCGTTTTCTCGAACACTATCGCTTTCGCCTGCTTGACCCCGGCACCCGCGGCGGCGTCGGTCAGGGCAGCGCCAAACCAGGTGACGTGCTGAGTCAGGGGCGTGGACCCCAGGGCCGCGACAAGGGTAGTGGCGGTCGCGGCGAAGGCGGCCTCGAGTTCGTGCTGGAGCTGAAAGTCGACGACATCATCGACTGGCTCTGGGAAGAACTCAAACTTCCCGATCTGCGCGCCAAGTCCGGCTCGCTGGAAGATGATGACTACACGCGCGAGGGTTGGGATCGCCGCGGCGCACGCTCGCGCCTGGACAAGCGGCGCTCACTCAAGGAATCCATCAAGCGCCGCACCGTCCAGTCCCAGGGTCCGATTTTCATCAACGACGACCTGCGTTATCGCCAGCTAATCAAACGCCAGCGACCGACCACACAAGCCGTGGTGTTCTTCGCGCTGGATGTGTCCTCCAGCATGACCGAACGCGATCGCAAGCTCGCCAAATCGTTTTTCTTCTGGGTCATTCAGGGCCTGCGCCGCCAGTACACCCGCATCGAATCGGTATTCGTCGCGCATACCATCAACGCCTGGGAGTTCAACGAAGATGAATTCTTTCAGGTGCGCGGACAAGGCGGCACGGTGGCGTCCACCGCCTTCGAAACGGTGGCAAGCATCATCAGTGACCGCTACAGCCCCGCGCGCTACAACATTTACATGTTCTATTCATCGGACGGCGACAACTTTCGCGAGGATCGCGAACCCGCGCTGGAAGGCTTGAGACGGATCGTCGCGGTGGCCAATTACATGGGTTATGTCGAGACCTCGCCGCCGAGTCGCGCGGGTCTGGATACCGAAATCGGCGAACTGTTCCAACAGCTCTCCGAGGACGGGCTGCCTGTTGGCGCCTACGCGCTCAGCGAGGAGGAAGATGTGTGGGAAGCGATACGCAGCTTCTTCAGGCAGCAGGCCCGAGTGACTCCGTGA
- a CDS encoding serine protein kinase, producing MPKSTDTTSKDPQTRFIDSLTAFTKEHRARHWEGTFAEFLETIMLGDARGVSRSSHEYVWDMFQWYGRREISRNEPDGNGASGSIRELSSELFAHDLFGIEKPLSRVVEYFKAASAGSDVGRRLLLLLGPPSGGKSTLVILLKRALEEYSQTDEGAIYALKGSPTHESPLNLIPASMRAQFRETYGVDVTGEVTPFCRMRLEDEFEGDFMRCPVARVFLSESNRVGVGTYAPHDPSTADIADLVGSVDLSKVAEIGDEGDPRAWSWSGAVYAASRGVLEMIEILKVKREFLYLLLTLTQEKNVKVSRFPLIYLDETIVAHTNLAEFHKFLQEKENEALLDRMVIIKVPYTLNYTDEARIYKKLMSNAAAFRAVHLDPHALKLAATFSILTRLRATEREELDLSKKLRLYAHEDVEGFSDNEVSRIRADAPDEGMTGVSPRFVINAISNAITRSEAKSLTSMEVLLALKDAIEHDARMDTKEKRQWVDFLVLARKDFYNRWVKEDVHKALFASFEEEAQQLLDKYLDEVEAKLDQREVDDPITGESRPPDERFLRSVEEKIKVSESGKQSFRQEVVRKAMVAYKAGSKFTLDSHTRLHEAIEQYLFEERRDVLRLVTSAARPDEEAQQKISAVQERLVREYGYDNHSAKEALNYVTTLLSQE from the coding sequence ATGCCGAAGTCAACAGATACGACTAGTAAGGATCCTCAGACCCGATTCATCGATTCGCTTACTGCATTTACCAAGGAACATAGAGCCCGCCACTGGGAAGGCACGTTTGCGGAGTTTCTCGAAACGATAATGCTGGGAGACGCGCGCGGCGTATCGCGAAGCAGCCACGAATACGTGTGGGATATGTTTCAGTGGTATGGGCGGCGCGAGATCAGCCGCAATGAGCCGGACGGCAATGGCGCCTCCGGCTCAATCCGCGAGCTATCCAGCGAGCTGTTCGCGCACGACCTGTTCGGCATCGAAAAGCCGCTCAGCCGGGTGGTGGAATATTTTAAGGCCGCCAGTGCCGGTTCGGATGTGGGCCGCCGCCTGCTGTTACTTCTGGGGCCGCCGTCTGGTGGCAAGTCCACCCTGGTGATACTGCTCAAGCGTGCGCTGGAAGAATACAGCCAGACGGACGAAGGCGCGATCTATGCGCTTAAAGGCTCGCCCACGCATGAATCACCGCTGAACCTGATCCCGGCGAGCATGCGGGCTCAGTTCCGCGAGACTTACGGCGTCGATGTGACTGGCGAGGTAACTCCGTTCTGCCGCATGCGGCTGGAAGACGAGTTTGAAGGTGACTTCATGCGTTGCCCTGTCGCGCGCGTGTTCCTGTCGGAGTCCAACCGGGTCGGCGTTGGCACTTATGCGCCGCACGATCCCAGCACCGCCGATATCGCCGACCTGGTCGGTTCGGTGGATTTGTCCAAGGTCGCGGAGATCGGCGATGAGGGCGACCCGCGCGCCTGGTCGTGGTCGGGCGCCGTGTACGCCGCCAGCCGCGGCGTGCTGGAGATGATCGAAATCCTGAAGGTCAAGCGTGAATTCCTGTATTTGTTGCTGACTTTGACACAGGAGAAAAACGTCAAGGTATCGCGCTTCCCGCTGATTTATCTTGACGAGACCATCGTGGCGCACACCAATCTGGCGGAGTTCCACAAGTTTCTGCAGGAAAAGGAGAACGAGGCGCTGCTGGATCGCATGGTGATCATCAAGGTGCCGTATACGCTCAACTACACGGATGAGGCGCGCATCTACAAAAAACTGATGTCCAACGCCGCCGCGTTCCGCGCCGTGCATCTCGATCCACATGCGCTCAAGCTGGCGGCGACTTTCTCCATTCTCACCCGTTTGCGCGCGACGGAGCGCGAGGAGCTGGATCTCTCCAAAAAGCTGCGCCTGTACGCGCACGAAGACGTTGAAGGTTTTTCCGACAACGAAGTGTCACGAATCAGGGCCGATGCACCGGATGAGGGCATGACGGGTGTCAGTCCGCGTTTCGTGATCAACGCGATTTCCAACGCCATCACCCGCAGTGAGGCGAAGAGTCTCACCAGCATGGAAGTATTGCTCGCTCTAAAAGACGCCATCGAGCACGACGCGCGCATGGACACCAAGGAAAAGCGCCAGTGGGTGGACTTTCTGGTGCTGGCGCGCAAGGATTTTTACAACCGCTGGGTCAAGGAGGACGTCCACAAGGCGTTGTTCGCCTCGTTCGAGGAAGAGGCACAACAATTGCTCGATAAATACCTGGATGAAGTCGAGGCCAAACTCGATCAGCGCGAGGTGGACGATCCCATCACGGGCGAATCGCGGCCGCCAGATGAGCGGTTTCTCCGCTCGGTCGAGGAAAAGATAAAGGTGTCGGAATCCGGCAAACAGTCGTTCCGGCAGGAGGTCGTGCGCAAGGCGATGGTGGCTTACAAGGCGGGCTCGAAATTCACACTGGACAGCCACACGCGTCTGCACGAGGCGATCGAGCAATATCTGTTCGAGGAGCGCCGCGATGTTCTGCGGCTGGTCACCTCCGCCGCGCGGCCTGACGAAGAAGCGCAGCAAAAGATTTCCGCGGTGCAGGAGCGGCTGGTCAGGGAATACGGCTACGATAATCATAGCGCCAAAGAGGCGCTCAACTACGTTACCACGCTGTTGTCTCAGGAGTAG